The genomic interval TCACCCGTGGCAGACCGCCACGGAACCCAGCCGCTTCGGCGCGCTGCAACCCCCGGCCGACGCGCCAGCGGCACCGCTGGCCCGGATGGACGTGATTGTGCTGCCCGCCCTGGCATTCGATGAGCGGGGCGTGCGGCTGGGGTACGGGGGCGGGTTCTACGACCGGCTGCTGCCGGCCTTCCCGGGGGTGACGGTGGGGGTGATTCCGTCGGCGCTGCTTCTCGGCGCGCTGCCCGCCGAGGAGCACGACTGCCCGGTGCACCGGCTGGTGACGGAGCGCGGCGTCCTCATTCCTCGATGAGGAGTTCCGGCTGCGTCTGGCCCGCCCGGTCCATGAGGATCGCGCGGGCCACGCTGTCGGCGCTGATGGCACCACGCGGCGCGCGGCCAACCTGGGCCCACAGGCCGGTGTCCACCGCGGGCGGCAGGACCAGGGTCACGCCCGCCTGTCGGTGTTCCAGACGCGCGATCTGTGCAGCGCTCGCCAAGGCGGCCTTGCTGGCCGCGTACTGACTGAACCCCCGCGCCGTCACGAGTTCCGGCCGGGCGCCCAGCAGGTACACCCGCCCGCCGGCACCCAGCCGCCCCAGGCCGTGCTTGAGGGTCCACAACGCCCCGAAGTAGTTGGCGTTCCACACGGCCCGCACGTGCGCGGGGTCCGCCGTAGCCAGAGGCCCGGGCAACGCGGCGCCCGCGGCGTACACCAGGGTGTCCACGGCACTCACGGTCTCCAGCAGGGCCCGCACGTGGCTTTCGAAGCTCACGTCGGCCGGGTGGGGCGCGGCGCCGAGTTCCGCGGCGAGCGTGGCGAGCTTGTCCGGGTTGCGGCCCGACAGCGTGAGTTTCGCTCCTGCGCCGGCGAAGGCGCGCGCGGTCGCTGCCCCGATGCCGCCGGTTGCCCCGATGATCAGCACGTTCATGCAGTCAGTGAAGCGCAGCGGAACGCGCGCGTTGGTGCGAACAGGTACAGGGTGGTCCGAGGCCTGCCCGGGGCTTCAGTCGCAGGACACGGCACTGGCCGGGTCAATCGCCAGACCTGCCACAAGGTGCACCTGTTCCGGCAGGATGCGGCCCAGGCTGAGGGCCGGCAGGGCATGCACGGGGAAAAATCCGGAGGCAGTGGTTTCCAGGTTCGCGGGGTGCGGCGTGTCCTCAGGGCCGGTCAGTTCACAGTGCACGAACAGTTTGCAGACCCCCCACGGGTCCGGGGGGTGCGGGTGATGGTCCTTGTTCATCACGGCCAGCAGGCGCGTGGCCTGCACTTCACGGCCGGGGTCGGCCCAGCCGCCCGGCAGGCTCCAGGCACCGTCACTGCTCTCCCGGGTCAGCAGGATGTGCCCGGCCGCGTGAAGCGTTGCAGGTCGAACGGGTCGCGGGGGTCCTTCAGGCGTGTGGATCCGGTCCGGCCAGCGGCCATGTCTCCACGGGCGCGTACGCTTCGCCGGGTCCGGGTTTCGTCAGCCACACCATGGCTGGCGCGGTGAACGTCAGCGGCTGGTCGTGCAGGTCCGCGAAGATGGCCCGGGCGGCGTCTTGCAGCGCGCTCAGGTTCAGGCCGGGCCGGGCGAGCGCCACACTCAGGTGGAGGGTCATGTGCGGCCCTTCGTACCCGAACTGCTGCGCGGGCCGCAGGGCGTCGAGCAGTGCCAGGTGCAGGTGCAGCGCGCCGGGACTGTGGACGTGCAGGTGCAGGGCGCTGCCGTTGCGGAACACGTGAGGCCCACCCAGCGTGACCGGCACAGGCGCGTGTGTGGCCGCCACGGCGCGCGCGGCGGGCAGCCACGTCAGGTCGGCCGTGAGGCCGCTGCGGGCCTTCACGGTGATGTGCGGGGTGGCCGCCGCGTCGCGCAGGTCGTGGGCCGCCCGGAACTGCGTGATGCGGGCCGCCATGTCCGGTGGGGGCAGCAGGGCCAGCAGATGCGAGGAACTCACGTGGGGTCCTGGAGGGCGTTCAGTGGCCCTCGTGGCCGGAGGGCTTCAGGCGCCCGCTGCTCGCCGGTGCGCTGTGGGCCTGAGGCCAGCCGCCACGCACAGCGGTTGGGGGTCAGCTCTGCCCTGGCCTGCGCCTCACCCTGGACGGCCATGTGCTCTGCCGGTGAAACAGGGGCAGCCTGGGGGTCCGTGGTGAACGGGCTGGCAGCCCGCGGCGCGGCCGGGCGCGGTGTGGTCGGCGGCCCGGGAA from Deinococcus taeanensis carries:
- a CDS encoding 5-formyltetrahydrofolate cyclo-ligase, yielding MLPSPDASKSEWRAWARGVRAGLPDVSAPVTAHLRTLLLSLGARRVLAYRAMPGEPDVGALHGDFELFTPRARFRPAPHLTFHPWQTATEPSRFGALQPPADAPAAPLARMDVIVLPALAFDERGVRLGYGGGFYDRLLPAFPGVTVGVIPSALLLGALPAEEHDCPVHRLVTERGVLIPR
- a CDS encoding SDR family NAD(P)-dependent oxidoreductase, which produces MNVLIIGATGGIGAATARAFAGAGAKLTLSGRNPDKLATLAAELGAAPHPADVSFESHVRALLETVSAVDTLVYAAGAALPGPLATADPAHVRAVWNANYFGALWTLKHGLGRLGAGGRVYLLGARPELVTARGFSQYAASKAALASAAQIARLEHRQAGVTLVLPPAVDTGLWAQVGRAPRGAISADSVARAILMDRAGQTQPELLIEE
- a CDS encoding 2'-5' RNA ligase family protein, translating into MSSSHLLALLPPPDMAARITQFRAAHDLRDAAATPHITVKARSGLTADLTWLPAARAVAATHAPVPVTLGGPHVFRNGSALHLHVHSPGALHLHLALLDALRPAQQFGYEGPHMTLHLSVALARPGLNLSALQDAARAIFADLHDQPLTFTAPAMVWLTKPGPGEAYAPVETWPLAGPDPHA